In the genome of Bremerella sp. P1, the window CAGTTCCATGTCTTCCATGACGGCCTTCTCGCGAGCGATCTGCAACTGAACGTTTCGCACGCCGGCCAGTTCCTGGCGGAAGCCGATCGGCATCGAGAATTCCAAGCCCAGTGTGTATTCCTGGTAGTTGCCTTCGGTCAGCACGTCCCAGGCTTTACTGTTGATCTCGTTGAAGTTCTTGCCGTCGCGGTTACCGCTGATGAGCTCGTCGCCCAAGCCAAGGAAGCGATACAGGGCAACTGCATCCAACTGTGGCAGAAGCTGGTTACGAGCGGTGATCATTTCGATCTCTCGCTGCTTGATACGCCATGCCTGACGACGCAGTTCTGGGCTACGCGAGAGGGCTTCGTCGTGAATCTCGAACCAGTCGAATGCAACCCAAGCATCGGTTGGTTCCGAAGTTGGACGAATCAGGCGACCATCGGTTGCCGAGAGGCCCATGAAGTAGCGAAGGCTACCTTCAGCTTTATAAAGGTCACGCAGAGCACCTTCGGTACGGCTGCGGAACTCGAAGTATTGTTGGCGTGCCTGGGCTTCCTTTTCGGCTTCACCCCCTTCGGCACCGTTGACCATCAACGCGTGAACACGACGCCAGGTGACCAGGGCACTGTCGCGACCTGTCTTGGCGGCTTCCAGGTTGTGGTAGGCGAAGTAGAGCTGCCAGTACGATTCTTCTACGTCCGATACTAGGTTGCGGATATTGGTTTCAAAGTCGGAAAGGCTGACGTCTTCTCGAATACGGGCCAGCATCACGTTGACGCGGTTGACCTGAACGCCACTTCCACGAAGAAGCGGATGACGTGCTTCCATTTCCACATTGGCCAACCACGAGCTCGGATAGATCAGGCTGCCGCGGTTGTTGTAGTCATACGTATTGTTTTGACGCAGGAACCACTGAGTACCGGTTGCCGCTTTCTTGGTCAGCTCGACGTTGGCGGTTGCCAGGTTCTGGCCGAACTGAGAAAGGAAGAACGGGTTGCCGGTAGCAAAGTTCTGGGGACGATCGATTCGATCCCAGTTAAAGCTGGCGTTCAGCTGAGCATCGAATTCGCTCAAGGCTCCTTCAACACCGAATTGAGGATCGGACGAAACGAGTGCCGGATCGTAGATCGTAGGCGTCGCATCGTTACGCGTGATCAGATTGGTCGGGATCGCTTGCGAGGTCAGCGTCGTGCCCGGAATGACCCGAAACACGGCATTGCCACCCGCGGTGCGAATCGCCTTACTGTTCTTCAGCGAGTTGGCTACCGCTTCCTCAAGGCTTAGATTCCAAATCCTCGACTCATCCATTTCAAATGGGTCGGAGATTGTGAATGGAGCCTCGGTGTTATCTACCTCGTAGAGGCGGCAGTGATCGACATCGGGGTATTCGATGTCGGTTGCCTTATCGAGGTAGAGGCTCAAATCGCCCGACTCTTTGAAGTAAAACGGTTGAGTCGGTTGGCAACCGGTCAAAATCACGGTGCCAATGAGCACGAGCATCCAGGCTTGATGGAACTGGGTTTTCATGGGATACCGAGTCCTGATGCGTAGCGTGCACGTCCTTGTGCACGACACTTCGGAAGAAGTAAATCGCTGGTAGTTTGATGACCTGCCGACCTTCGTGGTCAGCATGATCAATTCGTTTGTCTCGGCCCCCCCGGGCCTGAGTCTGCTCGTCCCGGTACGCACGCGCACTAGAATGAGAAAACTCAGTACAAGGGTTATCGTCGTCCTAACCGGCAAACTTTGAGAAAACTTCGCGACCCGCAAAGTTTTACTTCTTGAGGCTATCACTGATAGCAATTTTCAGGTGGCAAACGCGATGGAAACTGCGGAACAATTGATGCAGCATGCAGGCGAATTGCTCGAGATTCTCGAGAAAGGACAGCCTTTTGCGCCCGATGACCTGACCGACCTGGTTCATCACGTCGAGATGTTCTGTGATCACTATCCTGCTAGCGAAGAAGTGCCCCGCAAGGTGGCTCGTATGCTGACCGAACTGGTGCCAGCATTGG includes:
- a CDS encoding TolC family protein encodes the protein MKTQFHQAWMLVLIGTVILTGCQPTQPFYFKESGDLSLYLDKATDIEYPDVDHCRLYEVDNTEAPFTISDPFEMDESRIWNLSLEEAVANSLKNSKAIRTAGGNAVFRVIPGTTLTSQAIPTNLITRNDATPTIYDPALVSSDPQFGVEGALSEFDAQLNASFNWDRIDRPQNFATGNPFFLSQFGQNLATANVELTKKAATGTQWFLRQNNTYDYNNRGSLIYPSSWLANVEMEARHPLLRGSGVQVNRVNVMLARIREDVSLSDFETNIRNLVSDVEESYWQLYFAYHNLEAAKTGRDSALVTWRRVHALMVNGAEGGEAEKEAQARQQYFEFRSRTEGALRDLYKAEGSLRYFMGLSATDGRLIRPTSEPTDAWVAFDWFEIHDEALSRSPELRRQAWRIKQREIEMITARNQLLPQLDAVALYRFLGLGDELISGNRDGKNFNEINSKAWDVLTEGNYQEYTLGLEFSMPIGFRQELAGVRNVQLQIAREKAVMEDMELEVSHLLTDTIRDLDSNYSLVQTNLNRLIAADKEVDSVQAAYDAGTVTLDLLLDAQRRRSDAQIAYFQALIEYNIAIKDVHLRKGSLLDYNGVFLAEGPWPEKAYFDAKGHARRRSASHYVDYGYTRPGVISRGSVPQGGISHGHVEEGTIIYEGDAPTEGEVIGTPTPAKIPTSLDAVSLEPPTQTKVASKPAQSKSELDWNKLGLNELVSEVRQTKTAPQPTPAAKPTSRRAVKSVSHESGQNPTPAQTTATASGWQAAKR